TAATCATACATATTCACATCTACATGTATGTAGCCATATCCTTATATCTATACTGTATGACATGCCTGTGCAGTTTCCTACTGTGATAATGTTTTACCACTTTCTGGCCATTAATATTTACAGGCTGTATTTCTATATATCTACAGTAAATAAACTACACACCATGAGTGTATTTCAGTTATCCTGTGCAACTATCAATCATAGACATACAGTATCTGTATAAGTGAAAGGTGTATGtagtgtatatttttattttgttttattttatttgtactgttgtaatatttgtatgttttgtagCACTCaatcacttttttaaaaactttttttcttgtgcTTCTGACTCTTAAGCTGCTGTAACGTGAATTTCCCAGGTgtgggataaataaagtattATCTTATCAAAAAACAGCACACATAAAGAAAAAGGTAACGCCAGCACATTTACTCCATGCTAAAAAAAGTTTAATCAAGACAACATTTCAATTCTACTTAGATCTTCATCTATCATTCTTCAAAATCTTTGAGCTCTATGATGACAGGTGTGGTTAACCATCAACACCTCTCATGGTGATAAAACTCACAACCAACAATTCAATAAAGTACATAGAAAAAAATAGCAATACAGAGACGTACCAgaaaatatcacacacacatatcttaATATATAAAACATTATACCAAAGCAATTATCCCATATATGAGTCTACACCACCTGTGTTCAATAACATATTGGATTAATTTAAAGGAAGAACAGGAGAAATCCTAAATACCTGTTAAACTGGCTCTAAAACACTGCTctggaaatgttttttaaaataaaaaatacatacatattagTATGCGGGTGTTACCCTTTTTCTCCCTGTGCCaggaaaacttaaaaaaaagtcatcatctCATTATCTGTCTCTTctaaatgataaataatgttaaaattGGAAAACTTCAGGAACACATACAGGCATCAAATTCACCTGctatttaatttgaattttaatcatttttataaaaTCACAGGAAATGATGTTTGAGCCAGCAGGCAGTTACACAAAAATAGACATCAATCTACATAAAAATCATGGAAAACAACATATGGTAACTGGGCTAAATAAAAAATCCCCAAGCTGGGCCTGTGACTCTAAAGACATGTATACCACTTAGATTCATTGTTATACCACAAAAgttcaattattttttaaatcactgtgtTGCAGTAGAAAGCAACAATGggatgtgtaaaaaaaaaaaaaaaaaggcaaaaatcaTTGCAAATAATTACAATCTGAAGAAAAcaagcacatactgtacatcacCATCAACTATGGAGATTTGCTACATGAATTTTACTTTTCAAGAGAATCAAATGGTTATTCTGCTATGTAGGATTGACAACAAACACTGTACTACTCAATTATGGGATTTGTTACGTTGAGAAGCAGACATTGCAAAAATTTTCTTCAGTAATAATAAAAGTCTATCTTACCTTACTCTACCTTACTTTActtcacctcacctcacctaaAAGATATGTTAAGGGGGTGTGTGTGCAGAGAATGACATGTCATTCCACTAAGTATAGTTGACAGGACAGATGATCAGAGGGGCAGAGTTTTTCCCATCCTGATTTGCAAAGGGAGAGAAGACTGGGTGGAGTTTTTCAGTGAAGGAGCAGCCAGTATAGGTGTAGATGAGAGCTGCAGCATCAACATCATAAAAGGAGACCAGACCCTCGTCATAATCTACAAACACCCCCACCTTCTCAGGCTTTGACTTCTGAGACAGAAGGACCAAAGACTCAGTAGGAGCATGGTAGATATTTTCATTATTCAAACGTATGGTCCAGTAACCATTCTTCAGGCTAACACTAAATAACCCCTTTCTGTTGACTGACTCTCTGGCAACTCCTAAAGCCCATTTAGTTTTCCCTTTCACCTGAACCTCAAAGTAAAATTTTCCTGAAGAAACAAACTGCTTCCCCAAGACACAGAGACCATGAGAAAATCTCTTTGGGGTTTCTGGGAGATCCTTCCACACAGTACCATCATGTACTTGTTTCCCATCTTCAGACAGGATGAGTTGGGGATTTGCTGTATCAGGATCAAGTGTGACGTCCACTGCATACTGCTGGACTATCTTTAACTCAAACTTTGTGAGAAGCTTCTTCATCTCATTTTTGAGCATCTCCACCAACTGATCAACAGTTGTCCTCACAGTCCCCTCATATGAAGGAGGACAGATTTTGACCTGTGTCCAGTTCTTGGTGGGTGGAGCAGCATCCAGGGATGGAAACTTCTGGACGAGGTTAAGGTGGTCTTCTGAGCGTGAGAGCTGCTCCAGCTCATCGCTTCTCTTCTTCAGCTCAGAGATTTCCTGTTCCAGCTCTTTGATGAAGCCTTCAGCCTGTTTCTCTGTCATTCTGTGCTTTTCTTCAGCTGTCTTAATAAGTTTGGCCTGGTTTCTCTCAATAGCCTCCTTCAGCTCGGTGAAGACATGATTGCTGTTtgctatctctctgtctgcattttTCCTGCTGATGCTGACTGAACGTTGGAACCCTTGAATCTTGAGTCGTCTCTCCTTGATCATCTGCTGAATTTCAGCCCCTGTCTTCCCAAGCTTggacttttttctttcatattcTTCTTTTAGAGGAACAACATCATGTGACTTGTGATCCAAAACTGTGCAGAGCATGCACAGACACATCTGGTCGGTCTTACAGAACAGCTCCAGCAGTTTATCGTGCTTCATACACATCCTGCCTTCCAGGTTCTCCACAGGGTCAATCAGCTGATGTCTTTTCAGGCCTGACGCTGTCAGATGAGGCTCCAGGTGAGTCTCACAGTAGGAGACCAGACACACCAGGCAGGACTTCAGGGCCTTCACTTTGGGTCCAGTGCAGACGTCACAGGGAACGTCTCCTGGTTCAGCAGCTTGTTGCTCTGAGCTGCTGGCTCTCTGTTGAGCTGACTGTCTGAAGTGAGAAACCATCTCAGAGACAAAAGTATTGACCTGCAGCTCAGGTCTTGTGTAGAAAATCTTTTTACAGTTGGGACACTGATAGGGGACATTAATATTCCAGTGTTGAGTGATGCACTTCTTGCAGAAGTTGTGTCCACATGGTGTGCTGACTGGATCAGTGAACACatccagacagatggagcaCAGAAACCGATTTTTAGACAGTGAACTGCTGGCAGCAGCCATATCTAAACAATGAGAGCAACAATGAAAGTGTGAAAAAGCAAAACTAGAATGTCAGAATTCTTGATTATCTGTTTGAAAATATGAAAGTATAATGACTATACATATAGCTACAGTGCACATAAGTAAAA
This Epinephelus lanceolatus isolate andai-2023 chromosome 15, ASM4190304v1, whole genome shotgun sequence DNA region includes the following protein-coding sequences:
- the LOC117266603 gene encoding E3 ubiquitin-protein ligase TRIM21-like, with protein sequence MAAASSSLSKNRFLCSICLDVFTDPVSTPCGHNFCKKCITQHWNINVPYQCPNCKKIFYTRPELQVNTFVSEMVSHFRQSAQQRASSSEQQAAEPGDVPCDVCTGPKVKALKSCLVCLVSYCETHLEPHLTASGLKRHQLIDPVENLEGRMCMKHDKLLELFCKTDQMCLCMLCTVLDHKSHDVVPLKEEYERKKSKLGKTGAEIQQMIKERRLKIQGFQRSVSISRKNADREIANSNHVFTELKEAIERNQAKLIKTAEEKHRMTEKQAEGFIKELEQEISELKKRSDELEQLSRSEDHLNLVQKFPSLDAAPPTKNWTQVKICPPSYEGTVRTTVDQLVEMLKNEMKKLLTKFELKIVQQYAVDVTLDPDTANPQLILSEDGKQVHDGTVWKDLPETPKRFSHGLCVLGKQFVSSGKFYFEVQVKGKTKWALGVARESVNRKGLFSVSLKNGYWTIRLNNENIYHAPTESLVLLSQKSKPEKVGVFVDYDEGLVSFYDVDAAALIYTYTGCSFTEKLHPVFSPFANQDGKNSAPLIICPVNYT